The genomic window GATCATCTTCGAGGTGGTCGCACGGCTGCTGTTCCACACCTTCATGCTGGTCTCCCTGTACCTGCTCATCGCGGGCCACAACGATCCCGGCGGCGGCTTCGCGGGCGGTCTGATGGCCTCCCTGGCCCTGGCCCTGCGCTACCTCGCAGGCGGGCGCTACGAGCTGGAGCGCGCCACCCTGGTCAACGCCGGCTGGATGCTCGGTGCCGGTCTGGCGCTGGCCTCCTTCTACGCGCTGAGCCCGCTGTTCTTCGGGGGAGCGGTGATGGAGAGCTACACCTTCGAGTGGGACATGCCCCTGTTCGGCCACGTGAAGTTCGTGACCGCGCTGGTCTTCGACGTGGGCGTCTACCTGATCGTCGTGGGCCTGGTGCTGGACATCCTGCGCTCCCTCGGCGGGCGCATCGACGAGCGCATCGAGCGCGCCGCCCTCGAGGCGAGCACCCAGCGCAGCGGTCGCGGCTCCCGCATCCGCCTCACGCGCAAGGGATCGGCCATGTCCGCCACCCGCTCCGAGAGCCCGGACCTGCCGGCCGGCTCCATGGCCTCCGGCGACGAGACCTCGGAGGTGCGGCCATGACGGTCAACGTGACCCTGCTGGTGGTCATGGGGGTGCTCTTCGCCGTGGGCGTGTACCTGCTGCTGGAGCGTTCCCTGACCCGCGTGCTGCTGGGGCTGATGCTGCTGACCAACGGGGCAAACCTGCTGATCCTGCACACGAGCGGCGCCCCGGGGGCGGCGCCCCTCTACGAGTCCGGGCTGGACCCCTCCGAGTACTCGGACCCGCTGCCGCAGGCGCTCGTGCTCACGTCCATCGTGATCTCGCTGGCCACCACGGCCTTCCTGCTGTCCATGATCTGGCGCTCGTGGATCCTGGCGCGCCGGGACGAGATCCAGGACGACCTCGAGGACCGCCGCGTGGCGCAGCAGTCCTCCTACGACGCCGAGGACGACGACGCCATGCCGCAGGACACCTCCGAGTTCAACCACGGGGACCCGCGCTACTCGCCGGCCCGGCACAACGAGGACGAGGCCACGGAGTCCCCGGGCCACCACCGGGTGGAGCGGCTGCAGCAGGACGACAGGAGGGATCCGCATGAGCACTGATCTGGCGCAGCTGGCACCGCTCGCGGTCCTCATCCCGTTCGTGGGCGCGGCCCTGAACTTCGTGATCGTGCACCGCAACAAGCTCCAGCGCACGGTGACCGTGGGCACCATGGCCTTGACGCTGGTCCTCAACTGCCTGATGCTCGCGGACGTGTGGAACCAGGGCCCGCAGGCCGTGCACCTGGGCGGCTGGGCGGCCCCGTACGGGATCGTGATGGTCGTGGACCAGCTCTCCGCGCTGATGCTCGTGGTCTCGGTGGTCGTCTCCCTCGCGGTGCTCGTGTACGCAGTGAGCGAGGGCGTGGCCAGCGGGGACGACGAGGGCCCCATCTCGATCTTCTACCCCACGTTCCTGCTGCTCGTGGCGGGGGTCTCCAACGCGTTCCTCGCCGGGGACCTGTTCAACCTCTACGTGGGCTTCGAGATCCTGCTGACGGCCTCGTACGTGCTGCTCACCATGGGCGGCACCGCGCAGCGCATCCGGGCCGGGGTCACGTACGTGGTGGTCTCGGTGATCTCCTCGATCCTGTTCCTGATCTCCCTGGGGATGATCTACGGGGCCACGGGCACCGTGAACATGGCGGACCTCTCCCTCAAGCTCGCGGACCTGCCGCAGGGCACGCAGATGCAGCTGCACCTCATGCTGCTGATCGCGTTCGGGGTCAAGGCGGCGATCTTCCCGCTGTCTTTCTGGCTGCCCGACTCCTACCCCACGGCCTCGGCGCCGGTCACCGCGGTGTTCGCGGGCCTGCTCACCAAGGTGGGTGTCTACTCGATCATCCGCACGGAGACCCTGCTGTTCCCGGGGCGCCAGATCAACGACCTCCTGATGTGGGTGGCCCTGCTGACCATGCTGGTGGGCATCCTGGGCGCCCTCGCCCAGATCGACATCAAGCGCATGCTCTCCTTCACGCTGATCAGCCACATCGGGTACATGATCTTCGGCATCGCGGTGGGCACCCCGCAGGCCCTCGCGGCCGTGGTGTACTACATCGCCCACCACATCGTGATCCAGACCAGCCTGTTCCTGGTGGCGGGGCTGATCGAGCGCCGCGGCGGGTCCACCAACGTGGACCGGCTGGCCGGGCTGCTGCGGATCTCCCCCATGCTGGGCGTGCTGTACCTGGTCCCGGCGCTGAACCTGGGCGGGATCCCGCCGTTCTCAGGCTTCCTGGGGAAGGTGGGTCTGATCGAGGCCGGCGTGCAGAGCGGAACCTGGCTGGACTACCTGCTGGTGGGCGTGTCCGTGTTCGTCTCGCTGCTCACGCTCATGGCCCTCGTCCGGGTGTGGAACCGAGTGTTCCTGCGCCGGGTGGACGACGCCGAGTACCCCGATCCCGTGCTGCGGGCCACCACCGCGCAGGGCCACCGTCCGCGCACGTCCCGCGTGGTCGCAGGCAACCCGGCGAGCAGGTTCTCGGACTCCGCCCCCGTGGTGCTGCTGCCCAAGACCATGGTGGGCGCCACCACGGCGCTCGTGGCGGTGGGTGTGGCCCTGACCGTGTTCGCCGGACCCCTGTTCGACCTCGCGGGCAGTGCGGCGGACAACCTGGTGAGCCCGCAGCGCTACACCAACGCCGTACTGGCACCCATGGGTGACGGCGGCGTGAGCGAGGAGGGCCAGTGAGCACGTCCGCGATCCGTCGGCAGTCCCGCAACTCCCTGCGGGCCGAGCTGCCCCTCATCCTGTGGCTCGTGGTGGTGTGGGGTGCCCTGTGGGGCGACTGGAGCCCCGGGAACCTGGTGTTCGGGCTGCTGCTGGCCCTGCTGGTCACGCGCACCCTGGTGCTGCCGCCCGTGCGACTGTCCGGGCGCTTCAGCGTGGTGCACTTCGTGCTGTTCGTGGTGACCTTCATCTGGCAGGTGGCCCGGGCGAGCATCCACGTGTTCCGGGTGGCGCTGACCCAGGGCCCCCGCGTGCACAACGCGGTGCTGGGCGTGGCGCTGCGGCAGAACAACGACCTCCTGATGACGGCCGTGGGCCACACCATGGCACTGATCCCCGGCTCGCTGGTGGTGGAGGTGGACCGCGGCAACGGGATCCTCTACTTCCACGTGCTGGACATCGCCACCGCGGAGCAGGCGGAGGCCTTCAAACGCTCCGTGCTGGACGCGGAGGCCGCGTGGATCCGGATCATGGGCTCCCGCGAGGACCTCGCGCTGCTGCCCGTGAAGGGGGATCCGGACCGCACGGAGGCCACGGGTGCCGTGGAGTCCCCGACCGAAGATATGGACGAGGCCGAGCGCGGGCCGGGACAGGAGCGATCATGACCATGTTCGACGTGGCCGTGTGGGTGTGCGGGGTGCTCCTCGCGCTCGCGGCGGCCGGAACCATCTACCGGCTGGCCAAGGGGCCGTCCCTGCTGGACCGGGTGATCGCCACCGACGTGCTGCTCGCGATCGTGGGCGCCGCCCTGGCGGTGGACATGGTCTACCACCACCACACGGACAACATCGTGCTGCTGGTGATCGTCTCCCTGGTGGGCTTCCTCGGCTCGGTCACAGTGGCCCGCAACGTGGGGCTGGACCGCTCATGAGCTGGCACACCGTGGTGGACGTGGCCGCCGTGATCTGCCTGGTGGTGGGGACGTTCATGTCCCTCGCCGCGGCCGTGGGCCTGCTGCGCTTCCCGGACCTGCTCTCGCGCATGCACGCGGGCACCAAGCCGCAGGTCTTCGGGCTGCTGCTGCTGCTCACGGCGGTCGCCCTGGAGAGCGGCGAGCCGCGCATGATCCCGCTGCTGCTGCTCGCGTGGATCTTCCAGCTGCTCACGGTCCCGGTCTCCGCGCACATGGTGGGCCGTGCGGCCTACCGCTCCAAGCACCTGCACGAGGAGAACCTCGTGGAGGACGAGCTGCGGGACGTGGTGGCGCGCGCGGGCGAGGAGTCCGGCTGACGGCGCCACCAGGGCGCCTCCCCCGCAGCGGTGTCCCCGGACACGCGCCGAGGTTCGTATGCTGGGGGAGGAACACCGCGCCGTCGGCCACCCTGCGCCGGCGGCACTCACGAGAACCAAGGAGAACTCCATGAACAAGGCGATGGACCTGCTCGGCACGGCCGCTTCCCTGGGCGGCGTGGCCCTGTCCAACAAGGCCCTGACGGTGGTCTGGAAGAAGGTCACGGGCAACGAGCCCCCCGCCAAGAACCCGGACGAGGACGAGGCCTGGCGGGACATCATCCTGTGGTCCCTGCTCACGGGCCTGGTGGGCACCGTCATCAAGGTGGGGATCTCCCGCCAGGTGGCCAAGATGCAGTCCGAGGACTCCGAGTCCGGCAAGAGCTCGCAGACCGAGGTCTGAGCCCGGCGTCGGGCACCGCGGCGCCCCTGCGACGGCGGGCGGGCGAGGCATCCAGGATGCCCCGCCCGCCCGCCGTCGTGGTCTAAGCTGGAGCCTCAACGACAGGGGAGCGCCACCGCGGCGCTGAGAGTGCGCGCGAGCGCAGACCCTCGAACCTGATCCGGTTCATACCGGCGCTAGGGAGTCGAGCATCTCAGGAGCCCGTGCGCAACGGCGCCCGGTGCTCTTCCCCTCCTGGAACCTTCAGGAGGACTTCTCATGACACAGACGCGCAGCACCTCGCCCCGGGCCGGACACGGCACAGCGCGTGCCCGTTCGTGGCGGGTGGTGGACATCGTGGTGGCCGCGGTGCTCGCGGCGGCGTGCGCGGTGATCTTCTGGATGTGGTCCAACCTGCTGTACCCGGTGGTGTCCACGGCCTCGGTGGCCTACCCGCCCTCGGCCGGACTCCTCGCCGGCGGCTGGCTCGTGGCAGGAACCCTGGGCGCCCTGATCATCCGCAAGCCGGGCGCCGCGCTGTTCTGCGAGCTGCTCGCGGCCGTCCTCGAGGGGTTCCTGGGCACCCACTTCGGGTGGACCGTGGTGGTCTCCGGGCTCGTGCAGGGCCTGGGCGTGGAGCTCGTGTTCCTGCTGACCGGGTACCGCCGCTTCGGCCTGGCCACCGCCACGGCGGCGGGTGCGCTCTCCGGGCTGTTCCTCGGCGTCAGCGAGGACATCATGTACAACTACGAGTGGGCGCTGGACCAGAGGGTCGTCTACGCCGCACTCACCACGCTCTCCGGCGCCGTGATCGCCGGTGCGCTCATGTGGCTCGTGGTGCGCGCACTGCAGGCCACGGGTGTGCTCGGGGCCCTGGCCTCCGGCGCCACGCGGCGTCGATGACGGGGGAGGGGCCCGCCGCCCGCAGGGGCGCCGAGGTCCGGCTCGAGGGCTTCGACTGGCACTACCCCGGCCGTCAGGACCCGAGCCTGCGGGACGTCACCGCCACCATCACCCCGGGGGAGCGCGTGCTCCTGCTCGGTCCCTCCGGTGCGGGGAAGTCCACGCTGCTGCAGGCGCTCGCGGGTGTCGAGCAGGACCCGGACGGGCAGTCCCGCTCCGGGGGTCTCACCGTGGACGGCGCGGACCCCCGGGACGTCCGCGGCACCGTGGGCTTCATGCACCAGGACCCCGAGACCCAGGTGGTGCTCTCGCGGGTCGGGGACGACGTCGCATTCGGACTGGAGAACCTCGCGGTGCCCCGGGAGCAGATCTGGCCCCGCGTCACGGAGGCACTGACCCGCGTGGGGCTGCCGCTGCCCCTCGAGCACTCCACCACGGCCCTGTCCGGGGGCCAGAAGCAGCGCCTCGCGCTCGCGGGCGTGCTGGCCATGCGGCCCCGGCTGCTGCTGCTGGACGAGCCCACGGCCAGCGTGGACCAGGAGGGTGCCGAGGACCTCTGCCGGGCCGTGTCCCGTGCCGTGGCGGAGGAGGGCATCACCCTGGTGGTCGTGGAGCACCGCGTGGCCCTGTGGGAGTCCGTGGTGGACCGGGTGCTCGTGCTGGACGAGCACGGCGGCGTGGCCTTCGACGGACCCACCCGGGAGACACTGCACGAGGCCCGGCACCTGCTCCAGGAGCAGGGCACGTGGGTTCCCGGCTGGGTCCCGAGCACACGGACCCCGGCCCCCGAGACCGCCCGCGGACCCGACGCCGGGCAGTTGCTGCTCAGCGCGCGGGACCTCGCGGTCTCCCGGGTCCAGCCCCCCGGGCGCACGGTGGCGCGCGAGCGGCGTCGTGCGCGCAGGGCGTGGCGGCGGGGCGGGGACGCGCCCACCCGGCGCCCGGCGGGCTGGGACCCGCCCGTGGCGGCCGAGGGGATCAGCCTGGAGGTGCGGGCCGGGCGGGCGCTCGCGGTCACCGGGGTCAACGGCGCGGGCAAGTCCACTCTGGCGCTCACGCTCGCCGGGCTGCTCGTGCCGGTGCGCGGCACGGTGCGCGCGGCGCCGCTGCTCGCCGGGGACGCCCCGTCCGATCCGTGCCTGTGGGACGGCGCCGAGCTGGTCCCGCGCGTGGGCACCGTCTTCCAGCACCCCGAGCACCAGTTCCTGCGCCCCACCGTGCGCGAGGAGCTCGAGTTCGGCCCGCGTCAGCTGCGGCTGCGCGCTGGCCACGGGGACGACGAGCTCCCGGAGGACGATGCCGCCCGCGTGTCGGAGCTGCTGGCCCGCCTTCGCCTCGAGAACCTCGCGGACGCCAACCCGTTCACCCTGTCCGGGGGCCAGAAGCGCCGGCTGTCCGTGGCCACGGTGCTCGCGGCCGCGCCGCGCGTGGTGGTCCTGGACGAACCAACGTTCGGGCAAAACGCCCAGACCTGGCGGGAGCTCGTGGACCTGCTCGTGGCGGAGCTGGACCGCGGCACCGCCGTGGTCACCGTGACCCACGACCGCGACCTCCTGGCCGCCCTCGACGCCCAGGAAGTGAGACTCGGCCCATGAGCACCACCGCAGCACCCTCCGTGTTCGGAGCCCGCAGCGGGCTGCTGGCCCGCGCGAACCCCGTGGTCAAGCTGCTCGGCGCGCTGCTGATCACCGTGGTGGTCGTGGTGAGCGCGGACCCCGTGACCAACGCAGCCGTGCTCGCGGGCCAGCTCGTGCTGCTCGCCGGGGTGGGTCTCGGCCCCGTGCGGCTGCTCGCCACCCTGTGGCCCGTGGTGGTGGCCGCGCTCGTCAGTGGCTGGGGCACCGCGATGCTCTCCCCGGAGGGCGGGACCGTGCTGGTGCAGCTGGGCTGGGTCACCGTGACCACCGGCTCGCTGGCCGCTGGCGGGGCGATCGCCCTGCGCGGGCTCGCGATCGCGCTGCCCGGGATCACCGTGCTGCTGACCACGGACCCCACGGACCTCGCGGACGGACTCGCGCAGACCCTCCGGCTGCCCGCCCGGTTCGTGCTGGCCGCCCTGGCCGCGATGCGCCTCGTGGAGGTCATGATCACCGAGTGGAGCGTGCTCGCCGCTGCGCGCCGCGCACGCGGTGCCGGGGGCAGGCGCGGCCCGTGGGGGATGCTGCGGGAGTTCGGCGGCCAGGCGTTCACGCTGCTCGTGCAGTCCCTGCGCCGCGCCACCCGACTCGCGATGACCATGGAGGCCCGGGGCTTCGGGGCGGGGCCGCGCACGTGGGCCAGGAGCCTGCACTACAGCCGGGTGGACGTGGTCGTGGGGGCCGCGGTGCTGCTCACCGCCCTCGGCGGGCCAGCGTTGTCCCTGGCGCTGGGCACCCACCGGTTCATCTGGCAGTGACGGCGCGGGCGTCGTCGTCCGGTCCGGGCGCCTGCACCGGGAGCCGGAGCGGAGCCGCGCGCGGGTGAGGCACCGGCGGCCCCCGCGGCGTCGGGGGTGCGAGCGGCGTCGGGGGTGGGAGCAACGTCGGGGGCGCGAACGGGACGGAGCGCGGGCCGGTACGGGACACCCGAGCCGTGTGTCCCCGGGACGTGGGCGGGTCCGTCGGCGCGCGCGGGGCGCGGGCGGAGCTCCCTCCTCAGCGGCCCCCGGTGCCGTGCCCGATGTCGCGCCCCACCAGGAAGCCGGTGAGCGTGCGCGTGAGCTGCGGGTCCGTGGACACGGGGTGGCCGTCCACGGCCGTCACGGGCACCGCGAGCCGCACCGAGGAGGTCAGCCACACGGCGTCGGCGCGCAGCAGGTCCCCGGGGTGCAGGGGGCCGTGGTCCACGCCCCACCCGTGGGCGCGTGCCACGTCGAAGATTCTGGCCTGGGAGGTCCCCGGCAGGACCCCGCGGGAGGGCTCGGGGGTCACGAGCGTGGGCGGGGCACCGGGTGCGAGGCGGGCGCAGACCACCGAGGAGGTGGCGCCCTCCAGGATCCGGCGGTCGGAGGACGCCGTGAACACGGCGTCCTGGGCGCCGTGGGCGCGCGCGTGGCGCAGGGCGGCCACGTTCACGGCGTAGGAGAGTGTCTTGACCCCCGGCAGCAGCCAGGGCAGCCCGGAATCCTCCGCGGGGTCGTGGCCGCGGTCCAGCAGCACCACGGACACCCCGTCCCGGCGCGCGGCGAACGTCGAGTCCGGCACGGGGGCCGCGGTGAGCCACGCCCACGGGGCGTCCCCCGGGGCGCCGCGCGAGATGCTGAGCTTCACGGAGTGCTCCGCGCCGAGCCCCAGGGCGGGGTCCTGGGAACCGGGCCCGGCGGCGTCGAGCGCCATGGCCAGGGCCGCGCGGCACGTGGCCGCCGTGGGAGCGGGCAGGTCGCAGCTGCGCGCGGACGCACTCAGGCGGGCGTGGTGGGCGTCGAACTTGTAGGCGTCCCCGTCCAGCACGTGCAGCGTCTCGAAGACACCGTCCCCGCGGGTGAGCGCCTGGTCCTCGAGGCCCACGTGGGGGTGGTGCGGGTCCACGAGCCGCGGCTTTCCCGTGACGGGGGAAATGATCACGGCCGCCGTGCCGGCACCCCGGGAGCTCATGCCGGGCCCCGGTCCTCCGCCGCGGGGTTCTCCGAGGACGGGCCGGGGTGGATGACGTCCGCGGCCTCCCACACATGGTCCTCCGCGAGGTACTCCTCCTCCTGCGCGGCCCACTGCTCCCAGTGGCCCTCGTACGCGGCGCCGTCCCGCTCCAACGCGCGCTGCCTGCGCTGTGCGGTGGGCAGCTCGACCCACACGGCGGTGTCCAGCAGTCCGCGGGCCTCGCGGTGGCTCGCACCCACGCCCTCGAGCAGCACGATCTCCGCGGTGCGCGTGAGCCGCGGGGTGCCCGGTTCACTGGTCAGCCAGTCCCACGCCGTCCAGTGGGCGTCCTCGCCGCGGCGCAGCGGCTCCAGGATCTCGGTGCGGTAGGCATTCATGCCCGCCAGCAGGCCGCCCCACCCCGGGTAGATGTCCTCCAGGCGGAACACCACCACGTCGTGCGAGCGGCGCAGCACTGCGGCGAGCTGGTCGGTGAGGGTGGTCTTGCCCGCCCCGGAGCGTCCGTCGATCCCCACGAGGAACGGCTTGCGGGTGACCGGGGGCAGGGTCCGGGCGAGGTTGACGCCGTCCGGGTACCGCTCCAGCTCGTGGTCGTGGAACGCCTCGCCGGGGCCGATCACCGCTCGGACACCCGCTCGCGGACCCACTCCACGGCCCCGGGGGTCGCCGCCTCGATCTGCTCCCATGCGGTGTCGAAGTCCTCCGAGCCGCCGTACCACGGGTCGGCGATGTCGAGGTCCTCGTGGGAGGCCACGGCCTGCGGGTCGAAGCTGCGCAGCAGACGCACGGTGTCCCGGGCGCCGTGGGGCAGCCGCTCCCGCAGCCGCCGCGCGTGCTCCCCGGTCATGGCCAGCAGCAGGTCCGCGTCCGCGAGCTCGCGGTCGGTGACGCGGTGGGCGCTGTGCGCTGGCAGCTGCAGACCGTTGCGCTCAAGGACCTCCCGGGCGCGCGGGTCCACGGGGTTGCCGTGCTCCTCGTCGCTCACACCGGCGGAGCCCACGGCGGCACGCTCGCCCAGGCCCGCCCGTTCGAGCTCGCGGCGCAGCAGCGCCTCGGCCATGGGGGAACGGCAGATGTTGCCCGTGCACACCGTGACGATTTCGATCATGGCCACCACTGTACGAAAAATCCGGCCGCCGCGAGGGGGCTCAGCGCGGTGCGTCGGCGCTCCACGTCTGGCGCTCGATGCCCGACAGCAGCAGGTCCAGCCCGGCCGCGTACTCGGCGCGGCCGTCGTGGCGGCGGAACTCCCCGAGCACCGAGTGCACGAACGGGAAGTCCTGCGTGCTCGCGTGCTCCCAGCGCTCGAGCTGCTCGCGGAACATCTGCTCGGCGTCCTGCTCGTTGCGCTGGGAGATCTCCGCACCCATCCCGGTGGCGTAGT from Kocuria rhizophila DC2201 includes these protein-coding regions:
- the mnhG gene encoding monovalent cation/H(+) antiporter subunit G; amino-acid sequence: MSWHTVVDVAAVICLVVGTFMSLAAAVGLLRFPDLLSRMHAGTKPQVFGLLLLLTAVALESGEPRMIPLLLLAWIFQLLTVPVSAHMVGRAAYRSKHLHEENLVEDELRDVVARAGEESG
- a CDS encoding Na+/H+ antiporter subunit D; its protein translation is MSTDLAQLAPLAVLIPFVGAALNFVIVHRNKLQRTVTVGTMALTLVLNCLMLADVWNQGPQAVHLGGWAAPYGIVMVVDQLSALMLVVSVVVSLAVLVYAVSEGVASGDDEGPISIFYPTFLLLVAGVSNAFLAGDLFNLYVGFEILLTASYVLLTMGGTAQRIRAGVTYVVVSVISSILFLISLGMIYGATGTVNMADLSLKLADLPQGTQMQLHLMLLIAFGVKAAIFPLSFWLPDSYPTASAPVTAVFAGLLTKVGVYSIIRTETLLFPGRQINDLLMWVALLTMLVGILGALAQIDIKRMLSFTLISHIGYMIFGIAVGTPQALAAVVYYIAHHIVIQTSLFLVAGLIERRGGSTNVDRLAGLLRISPMLGVLYLVPALNLGGIPPFSGFLGKVGLIEAGVQSGTWLDYLLVGVSVFVSLLTLMALVRVWNRVFLRRVDDAEYPDPVLRATTAQGHRPRTSRVVAGNPASRFSDSAPVVLLPKTMVGATTALVAVGVALTVFAGPLFDLAGSAADNLVSPQRYTNAVLAPMGDGGVSEEGQ
- a CDS encoding aminotransferase class IV, coding for MSSRGAGTAAVIISPVTGKPRLVDPHHPHVGLEDQALTRGDGVFETLHVLDGDAYKFDAHHARLSASARSCDLPAPTAATCRAALAMALDAAGPGSQDPALGLGAEHSVKLSISRGAPGDAPWAWLTAAPVPDSTFAARRDGVSVVLLDRGHDPAEDSGLPWLLPGVKTLSYAVNVAALRHARAHGAQDAVFTASSDRRILEGATSSVVCARLAPGAPPTLVTPEPSRGVLPGTSQARIFDVARAHGWGVDHGPLHPGDLLRADAVWLTSSVRLAVPVTAVDGHPVSTDPQLTRTLTGFLVGRDIGHGTGGR
- a CDS encoding ECF transporter S component, whose translation is MTQTRSTSPRAGHGTARARSWRVVDIVVAAVLAAACAVIFWMWSNLLYPVVSTASVAYPPSAGLLAGGWLVAGTLGALIIRKPGAALFCELLAAVLEGFLGTHFGWTVVVSGLVQGLGVELVFLLTGYRRFGLATATAAGALSGLFLGVSEDIMYNYEWALDQRVVYAALTTLSGAVIAGALMWLVVRALQATGVLGALASGATRRR
- a CDS encoding ABC transporter ATP-binding protein; this encodes MTGEGPAARRGAEVRLEGFDWHYPGRQDPSLRDVTATITPGERVLLLGPSGAGKSTLLQALAGVEQDPDGQSRSGGLTVDGADPRDVRGTVGFMHQDPETQVVLSRVGDDVAFGLENLAVPREQIWPRVTEALTRVGLPLPLEHSTTALSGGQKQRLALAGVLAMRPRLLLLDEPTASVDQEGAEDLCRAVSRAVAEEGITLVVVEHRVALWESVVDRVLVLDEHGGVAFDGPTRETLHEARHLLQEQGTWVPGWVPSTRTPAPETARGPDAGQLLLSARDLAVSRVQPPGRTVARERRRARRAWRRGGDAPTRRPAGWDPPVAAEGISLEVRAGRALAVTGVNGAGKSTLALTLAGLLVPVRGTVRAAPLLAGDAPSDPCLWDGAELVPRVGTVFQHPEHQFLRPTVREELEFGPRQLRLRAGHGDDELPEDDAARVSELLARLRLENLADANPFTLSGGQKRRLSVATVLAAAPRVVVLDEPTFGQNAQTWRELVDLLVAELDRGTAVVTVTHDRDLLAALDAQEVRLGP
- a CDS encoding uridine kinase family protein; its protein translation is MIGPGEAFHDHELERYPDGVNLARTLPPVTRKPFLVGIDGRSGAGKTTLTDQLAAVLRRSHDVVVFRLEDIYPGWGGLLAGMNAYRTEILEPLRRGEDAHWTAWDWLTSEPGTPRLTRTAEIVLLEGVGASHREARGLLDTAVWVELPTAQRRQRALERDGAAYEGHWEQWAAQEEEYLAEDHVWEAADVIHPGPSSENPAAEDRGPA
- a CDS encoding Na(+)/H(+) antiporter subunit C, whose product is MTVNVTLLVVMGVLFAVGVYLLLERSLTRVLLGLMLLTNGANLLILHTSGAPGAAPLYESGLDPSEYSDPLPQALVLTSIVISLATTAFLLSMIWRSWILARRDEIQDDLEDRRVAQQSSYDAEDDDAMPQDTSEFNHGDPRYSPARHNEDEATESPGHHRVERLQQDDRRDPHEH
- a CDS encoding energy-coupling factor transporter transmembrane component T family protein — encoded protein: MSTTAAPSVFGARSGLLARANPVVKLLGALLITVVVVVSADPVTNAAVLAGQLVLLAGVGLGPVRLLATLWPVVVAALVSGWGTAMLSPEGGTVLVQLGWVTVTTGSLAAGGAIALRGLAIALPGITVLLTTDPTDLADGLAQTLRLPARFVLAALAAMRLVEVMITEWSVLAAARRARGAGGRRGPWGMLREFGGQAFTLLVQSLRRATRLAMTMEARGFGAGPRTWARSLHYSRVDVVVGAAVLLTALGGPALSLALGTHRFIWQ
- a CDS encoding low molecular weight protein-tyrosine-phosphatase → MIEIVTVCTGNICRSPMAEALLRRELERAGLGERAAVGSAGVSDEEHGNPVDPRAREVLERNGLQLPAHSAHRVTDRELADADLLLAMTGEHARRLRERLPHGARDTVRLLRSFDPQAVASHEDLDIADPWYGGSEDFDTAWEQIEAATPGAVEWVRERVSER
- a CDS encoding Na+/H+ antiporter subunit E — encoded protein: MSTSAIRRQSRNSLRAELPLILWLVVVWGALWGDWSPGNLVFGLLLALLVTRTLVLPPVRLSGRFSVVHFVLFVVTFIWQVARASIHVFRVALTQGPRVHNAVLGVALRQNNDLLMTAVGHTMALIPGSLVVEVDRGNGILYFHVLDIATAEQAEAFKRSVLDAEAAWIRIMGSREDLALLPVKGDPDRTEATGAVESPTEDMDEAERGPGQERS
- a CDS encoding DUF4235 domain-containing protein — translated: MNKAMDLLGTAASLGGVALSNKALTVVWKKVTGNEPPAKNPDEDEAWRDIILWSLLTGLVGTVIKVGISRQVAKMQSEDSESGKSSQTEV
- a CDS encoding monovalent cation/H+ antiporter complex subunit F produces the protein MTMFDVAVWVCGVLLALAAAGTIYRLAKGPSLLDRVIATDVLLAIVGAALAVDMVYHHHTDNIVLLVIVSLVGFLGSVTVARNVGLDRS